The following are encoded together in the Lactuca sativa cultivar Salinas chromosome 1, Lsat_Salinas_v11, whole genome shotgun sequence genome:
- the LOC111899139 gene encoding uncharacterized protein LOC111899139, with amino-acid sequence MADSSMSSIATLQTANIIVADPARYSFVGSIPDSMLNCVPASRTIILSYKTLPLSGSRIYTPEMQQSLEDADKPAKRGKRGDSMKATEEDPSSKATDLKKRKSDKAVASVPKKRKGKTQPWKPVTPSTSDSDSDHSDQSRDDFGTTIGEDIVSDAERVPSHPPSPTFEVPVNDSVPYPPSSPTQTSVPVTSAPFPPPIPTTPQDSAPIAPPVFSQSTTKPTVNVSDTGVPTFQTNPLRSPSPSFESATVLGGEDLNFESTYFSPYRVQSDDDEDTPVTKRHLKDLNDKLDTLIAYVSTSSSGYSEANVQGILETVFKRHEASIQNAKDVVDASTKSSQQAVDEVKSLIHDAKIFLESLQGASETTSNKVNATIESLSKTFQDEQMKFNQLRSALQDDLVSFQSSVTIRLDKLQEDLAFENKVMDELAHQTTMIKTQGVRLIQAQREIDELKSKRTVMKTYVFDVHALLSNLLDAHDSVLNITIRRHLVEKLRPGLDLLSRVAGVPESVATPQQGGDQATKDQEQQKQPPKPSIELKGNKASSSSKHDKGKCILEEEEEENDDVALKIRNKDRELDENSRIAKEAEERERKQKEAHDLLESRKILFPLWTLEQMIKEAIESPSTHWLEPVVSFDCENSRNSQFDMPITRKAFVFHFFELTVDIPSPDPNTDK; translated from the coding sequence ATGGCAGATTCCTCAATGTCTTCGATTGCCACTCTTCAGACAGCAAATATCATTGTTGCTGATCCTGCAAGGTATTCTTTTGTGGGTTCTATCCCTGATTCTATGTTGAATTGTGTTCCTGCTTCCAGGACGATTATCCTTTCCTACAAGACACTTCCTCTCTCCGGTTCTAGAATTTACACTCCTGAGATGCAGCAGTCACTCGAAGATGCTGATAAACCAGCAAAGCGAGGTAAACGTGGTGACTCTATGAAAGCAACTGAAGAAGATCCATCTTCCAAGGCAACCGATTTAAAAAAGAGAAAATCTGACAAAGCTGTCGCATCTGTTCCAAAGAAGCGCAAAGGGAAGACGCAACCGTGGAAACCAGTCACTCCATCAACTAGTGATTCGGATTCTGATCATTCCGATCAGTCCCGTGATGATTTTGGTACAACCATAGGTGAGGACATTGTATCTGATGCTGAGAGAGTTCCTTCTCATCCTCCTTCTCCCACCTTTGAAGTTCCAGTTAATGACTCGGTTCCATATCCGCCTTCGTCTCCAACTCAGACTTCGGTTCCAGTAACTTCTGCCCCATTTCCACCACCGATCCCAACAACGCCTCAAGATAGTGCACCTATTGCACCACCAGTATTTTCCCAATCAACAACCAAACCtactgtcaacgtatctgatacgggggtacCTACATTCCAAACTAATCCTCTACGTTCACCATCTCCTTCATTTGAATCTGCTACAGTTTTGGGAGGGGAAGATCTCAATTTTGAATCAACTTATTTTAGTCCTTACCGTGTCCAGAGCGATGACGATGAAGACACTCCTGTGACAAAGCGTCACCTGAAGGATCTGAACGACAAACTTGACACTCTCATCGCCTATGTCTCAACTTCTTCATCCGGATATTCAGAGGCTAATGTTCAAGGCATTCTTGAAACAGTGTTCAAACGACATGAGGCTTCAATTCAAAATGCAAAAGACGTTGTTGATGCTTCGACTAAATCTAGTCAGCAAGCTGTTGATGAGGTCAAATCCCTCATTCACGATGCAAAAATTTTCCTGGAATCGCTTCAGGGGGCTTCTGAGACTACTTCAAACAAGGTCAATGCTACGATTGAGTCTCTCTCCAAGACCTTTCAGGATGAACAGATGAAGTTTAACCAGCTTCGGTCTGCACTTCAAGATGATCTAGTATCTTTTCAATCCTCAGTTACAATTCGTCTTGATAAATTGCAAGAGGATTTGGCTTTTGAAAACAAAGTAATGGATGAGCTTGCTCATCAAACTACTATGATCAAGACTCAGGGGGTTCGCTTGATTCAAGCTCAGCGAGAAATTGATGAACTCAAATCTAAGCGCACTGTCATGAAGACTTATGTTTTTGATGTGCATGCTCTTCTTTCTAATCTCTTGGATGCTCATGACTCGGTCCTTAATATCACTATTCGCAGGCATCTCGTAGAAAAATTGCGTCCAGGTCTTGACCTTCTAAGTCGCGTTGCGGGTGTTCCGGAGTCGGTTGCAACTCCACAACAAGGGGGAGATCAGGCGACTAAAGATCAAGAACAGCAGAAACAACCCCCGAAACCATCAATAGAACTGAAGGGTAATAAAGCTTCGAGTTCTAGTAAGCATGATAAAGGTAAatgtattttagaagaagaagaagaagagaatgaCGATGTTGCTCTCAAAATAAGAAACAAAGACAGAGAGCTGGATGAGAACTCTCGCATAGCTAAAGAGGCTGAAGAGAGGgaacgaaaacagaaggaagctcACGACCTATTAGAAAGTCGTAAAATACTTTTTCCTTTATGGACGTTGGAGCagatgataaaagaagccataGAATCTCCAAGCACTCATTGGCTTGAACCTGTTGTTTCGTTTGACTGTGAGAACTCTAGAaactcgcagtttgatatgccaatcactcgCAAGGCCTTCGTGTTTCATTTCTTTGAACTGACTGTTGATATTCCTTCACCGGATCCGAATACTGATAAATAA